The following are encoded together in the Kribbella sp. CA-293567 genome:
- a CDS encoding DUF559 domain-containing protein — MVLAVETDGEQYHLAHSARDRDRLRQSHLENLGWQFHRLWSTAWFSDPEGELESIVESWRRATKEEVPVVEPVARAAADVVPAAVPSGPHRALPRPDIRIGHKINEYTDYELVSVFSWLLSDELYLTRDARIEQGMRELGFSRRGKNIIDRLTAAFEAARTQNKGDH; from the coding sequence ATGGTGCTGGCGGTCGAGACCGATGGGGAGCAGTACCACCTGGCACACAGCGCGCGAGACCGCGACAGGCTTCGTCAGTCACACTTGGAGAACCTGGGCTGGCAGTTTCATCGGCTGTGGTCCACGGCCTGGTTCTCCGACCCCGAAGGCGAACTCGAAAGTATTGTCGAGAGCTGGCGACGGGCGACGAAAGAAGAGGTTCCTGTCGTCGAACCGGTCGCGCGGGCAGCGGCGGACGTCGTACCGGCCGCGGTTCCGTCCGGACCACACCGAGCGCTGCCGCGTCCTGACATCCGCATCGGGCACAAGATCAACGAGTACACCGATTACGAGCTGGTGTCTGTTTTCAGCTGGCTGTTGTCTGACGAGCTTTATCTGACCCGGGATGCCCGGATCGAGCAGGGAATGAGGGAGCTGGGGTTCTCTCGTCGCGGCAAGAACATCATCGACCGACTCACGGCAGCTTTCGAGGCCGCGCGCACACAGAACAAGGGAGACCACTGA
- a CDS encoding dihydrofolate reductase — MTVILIAAVGANGVIGRDNDLPWRIREDLQHFKALTLGHTLVMGRKTYDSIGRPLPGRRTVVVTRQRDWSAPGVEVTHDLDAALKLAEGNDLYVAGGGEIYRQALPYADRLELTEVAQSPAGDVTFPSFDRTVWHETARVPHDGFAFVTYER, encoded by the coding sequence ATGACCGTCATCCTGATCGCCGCGGTCGGCGCCAACGGCGTGATCGGGCGGGACAACGACCTGCCCTGGCGGATCCGCGAGGACCTTCAGCATTTCAAGGCCCTCACGCTCGGCCACACGCTGGTGATGGGCCGCAAGACCTACGACTCGATCGGCCGCCCGCTACCGGGCCGGCGTACCGTCGTGGTCACCCGGCAGCGGGACTGGTCCGCGCCCGGCGTCGAGGTCACCCACGACCTCGACGCCGCCCTGAAACTTGCCGAGGGCAACGACCTGTACGTGGCCGGCGGCGGCGAGATCTACCGCCAGGCCCTCCCGTACGCCGACCGCCTCGAGCTCACCGAGGTCGCCCAGTCCCCCGCCGGCGACGTCACCTTCCCCAGCTTCGACCGCACCGTCTGGCACGAGACCGCCCGGGTCCCCCACGACGGCTTCGCCTTCGTCACCTACGAGCGCTAG
- a CDS encoding thymidylate synthase, which yields MRQYHELLDFVRTHGTKKTDRTGTGTLSVFGYQSRYDLGAGFPAVTTKKLHMKSVIGELLWFLRGDTNVSWLQEQGISIWDEWADHQCNLGPVYGQQWRSWPNPDPDGESFDQITAVIDSIKNNPDSRRHIVSAWNVADLEKMALPPCHTMFQFYVADGKLSCQLYQRSGDIFLGVPFNIASYALLTHMIAQQTDLEVGDFVHTLGDAHIYLNHLDQVDLQLSREPRPLPTLRLAQRDSIDSYEIADVVLDGYDPHPGIKAPIAV from the coding sequence GTGCGCCAGTATCACGAGCTCCTGGACTTCGTCCGAACGCATGGAACGAAGAAGACCGATCGCACAGGCACCGGAACTCTGAGTGTCTTCGGATACCAGTCCCGGTACGACTTGGGCGCGGGCTTCCCTGCCGTCACCACCAAGAAGCTGCACATGAAGTCAGTGATTGGTGAGTTGCTCTGGTTCCTTCGAGGCGATACGAACGTCAGTTGGCTGCAAGAGCAGGGCATCTCCATTTGGGATGAATGGGCAGACCATCAGTGCAACCTGGGACCGGTCTACGGTCAGCAGTGGCGTTCATGGCCTAACCCTGATCCTGACGGCGAGTCGTTCGATCAGATCACAGCTGTTATCGACAGCATCAAGAACAACCCTGACTCTCGCCGCCACATCGTCAGCGCTTGGAATGTGGCGGACCTGGAAAAAATGGCACTCCCACCGTGCCACACGATGTTCCAGTTTTATGTTGCGGATGGCAAGCTTTCTTGTCAGCTGTATCAGCGGTCTGGAGACATCTTTCTCGGCGTCCCCTTCAACATCGCTTCCTATGCCCTGCTGACACACATGATCGCCCAACAAACAGATCTTGAGGTTGGGGATTTCGTTCATACTCTCGGCGACGCACACATCTACCTGAACCATCTTGACCAAGTAGATCTTCAGCTCAGCCGCGAACCCCGGCCTCTGCCGACGCTCCGGCTGGCCCAGCGCGACTCGATCGACTCCTACGAGATCGCCGACGTCGTCCTCGACGGCTACGACCCGCACCCCGGAATCAAGGCTCCGATCGCGGTATGA
- a CDS encoding aminoacyl-tRNA hydrolase produces the protein MSSDEYVLTLVLQVEKAERPGQTDALETAARAVLAILADDRSAGEGEWAEVMRRWQDARIRKVVRRARGAEWRRAAELPGITVVGAAAVMRVFPPVPLDEVPKDLAKLQVTGTDLEDPEELPAVADGVPVLWVNPGLTMSTGKTMAQVGHGVHLAWFELSDAERKAWREEGFRLAVRTATPLLWKELMATGLPVVQDAGFTEIDPGSYTVIADHPALR, from the coding sequence GTGAGTTCTGACGAGTACGTGCTGACGCTGGTGCTGCAGGTGGAGAAGGCGGAGCGGCCGGGGCAGACCGACGCGCTGGAAACCGCGGCGCGGGCGGTGCTGGCGATCCTTGCCGACGACCGGTCGGCCGGCGAGGGGGAGTGGGCGGAGGTGATGCGCCGCTGGCAGGACGCTCGGATCCGGAAGGTGGTACGCCGGGCGCGGGGTGCCGAGTGGCGGCGGGCTGCCGAGCTGCCGGGGATCACGGTGGTGGGCGCCGCGGCGGTCATGCGGGTGTTTCCGCCGGTGCCGCTGGACGAGGTGCCTAAGGATCTGGCGAAGTTGCAGGTGACGGGGACGGATCTGGAGGATCCGGAGGAGCTGCCTGCCGTCGCGGACGGCGTACCGGTGCTGTGGGTGAATCCGGGGCTGACCATGTCGACCGGCAAGACGATGGCGCAGGTGGGGCACGGTGTGCACCTGGCGTGGTTCGAGTTGTCGGATGCCGAGCGGAAGGCGTGGCGGGAGGAGGGTTTCCGGCTGGCGGTGCGTACGGCGACGCCGCTGCTGTGGAAGGAGCTGATGGCGACCGGGCTGCCCGTCGTACAGGACGCGGGTTTCACCGAGATCGACCCCGGCAGCTACACGGTCATTGCCGACCATCCCGCTCTGCGCTAA
- a CDS encoding DUF6928 family protein, giving the protein MGAKDWMLLYADGNVAEVLRAHPEPDRVATRALVERLHPGAQLTELADGDLSQNANPPDGLVYAAVFPGLTIVCTGEVALDRPSTLPAKYLAEAGGRTVYLHAMHSVVDWFAYAVWTPDGKLRRSLSLAPDGGVFENLGDPLPFEQTYWAGEHALEADDDDPYPLPFHPLELAEDALRTLFGFNYEGYLLDGDPDLESIVLAGYQLR; this is encoded by the coding sequence ATGGGCGCCAAGGACTGGATGTTGCTGTACGCCGACGGAAACGTCGCCGAGGTCCTCCGCGCGCATCCCGAACCGGATCGCGTCGCCACCCGCGCACTGGTCGAGCGCCTCCACCCGGGGGCGCAGCTGACCGAGCTCGCGGACGGCGACCTGAGCCAGAACGCGAACCCGCCGGACGGGCTCGTGTACGCCGCTGTCTTCCCCGGGCTCACCATCGTCTGCACTGGCGAGGTGGCCCTGGACCGACCGTCGACGCTGCCGGCGAAGTACCTCGCCGAGGCCGGCGGCCGGACCGTCTACCTGCACGCGATGCACAGCGTGGTCGACTGGTTCGCCTACGCGGTCTGGACGCCGGACGGCAAGCTGCGACGGTCCCTCAGCCTGGCGCCCGACGGCGGGGTCTTCGAGAACCTCGGCGACCCGCTGCCGTTCGAGCAGACCTACTGGGCCGGCGAGCATGCACTGGAAGCCGACGACGACGATCCGTACCCACTCCCCTTCCACCCCCTCGAACTGGCCGAGGACGCACTTCGCACTCTGTTCGGCTTCAACTACGAGGGCTACCTGCTCGACGGCGATCCCGATCTGGAGTCGATCGTGCTGGCGGGATACCAGCTGCGGTAG
- a CDS encoding dihydrofolate reductase family protein, whose translation MTGRPVSAVVVDISMSLDGYVTGPGVDIAHGLGRGGEVLHTWALEGDAADRQVLDASFTQTGAVIQGRKLFDIIDGPHGWSEEMGYGAQGEDEHVPPIFVLTHEPPAETRLGDRFRFVTDGPRSAVRQAQEVANGKDIVVMGGGAACRAFLADGLADLVRLHVAPVVLGSGTRLFPLDAAARVDLELVESVSTPAAQHLTYKVLR comes from the coding sequence GTGACCGGACGGCCCGTCAGCGCCGTCGTGGTCGACATCTCGATGTCGCTGGACGGCTACGTCACCGGGCCTGGCGTGGATATCGCGCACGGCCTCGGCCGGGGCGGCGAAGTCCTGCACACCTGGGCACTCGAGGGTGACGCCGCGGACCGTCAGGTGCTGGACGCGTCCTTCACCCAGACCGGCGCGGTGATCCAGGGCCGGAAGCTGTTCGACATCATCGACGGCCCGCACGGCTGGAGCGAGGAGATGGGGTACGGCGCCCAGGGCGAGGACGAGCACGTACCTCCGATCTTCGTCCTCACGCACGAGCCGCCCGCCGAGACCCGGCTCGGCGACCGCTTCCGCTTCGTCACCGACGGGCCGCGGAGCGCCGTACGGCAGGCGCAAGAAGTTGCTAACGGCAAGGATATCGTGGTGATGGGCGGCGGTGCAGCCTGTCGTGCCTTCCTGGCCGACGGGCTCGCCGACCTCGTCCGGCTGCACGTCGCCCCCGTCGTACTGGGATCCGGCACTCGCCTGTTCCCCCTCGACGCCGCCGCCCGCGTCGACCTCGAACTCGTCGAGTCCGTCTCGACTCCGGCAGCGCAACACCTGACCTACAAGGTGCTGAGATGA
- a CDS encoding SRPBCC family protein — protein MSTHPTTISAPAGTPFVSVTREFDATPAELFRVQTDPALITQWLGPRGLEMTVEEYDVRPGGRYRYIHRDANGEYAFRGVFHSVEPETRVIQTFEWEGAPGEVCLERSTYERTGTGVRLHTHSVFPSVEARDASVQSGMEHGIKDSMDRLAELLARTES, from the coding sequence ATGAGCACTCACCCCACCACCATCAGCGCCCCCGCCGGTACGCCGTTCGTCTCGGTGACCCGGGAGTTCGACGCCACCCCGGCCGAACTGTTCCGGGTCCAGACCGACCCCGCGCTGATCACCCAGTGGCTCGGCCCGCGCGGACTGGAGATGACCGTCGAGGAGTACGACGTCCGCCCCGGCGGTCGGTACCGCTACATCCATCGCGACGCGAACGGCGAGTACGCGTTCCGCGGCGTCTTCCACAGCGTCGAGCCCGAGACCCGGGTGATCCAGACCTTCGAGTGGGAGGGCGCACCGGGCGAGGTCTGCCTGGAGCGGTCGACCTACGAGCGGACCGGCACCGGCGTACGGCTGCACACGCACTCGGTCTTCCCCTCGGTCGAGGCCCGCGACGCCTCGGTCCAGAGCGGGATGGAGCACGGCATCAAGGACTCGATGGACCGCCTCGCCGAGCTGCTCGCAAGGACCGAGTCGTGA
- a CDS encoding ArsR/SmtB family transcription factor, translating to MAVDEDALDRAFTALGDPVRRALIARLSRGEATVNELAEPFGITKQAVSRHIQVLEAAGLITRSRDGQRRPCHLDPSALESLTSWIDGYRLASEARFRRIDALLETVKEQDR from the coding sequence ATGGCGGTTGACGAAGACGCCCTCGACCGGGCCTTCACCGCACTCGGTGATCCGGTCCGCCGGGCGCTGATCGCGCGGTTGTCGCGCGGCGAGGCGACGGTGAACGAGCTCGCCGAGCCGTTCGGGATCACCAAGCAGGCGGTGTCGCGGCACATCCAGGTGCTCGAGGCCGCCGGGCTGATCACCCGCAGCCGGGACGGCCAGCGCCGGCCCTGCCATCTCGACCCTTCCGCGCTGGAGAGCCTGACCAGCTGGATCGACGGATACCGACTGGCCTCCGAGGCCCGTTTCCGGCGCATCGACGCGCTACTCGAAACCGTGAAGGAGCAGGACCGATGA
- a CDS encoding Clp protease N-terminal domain-containing protein gives MTTQANEVREVLIRSARAEAVEDGSVAIEAEHVLLALTKLSGTTTARLLAGAGLTHATLRAALDREWEQSLSVAGVEVSVDELPKATPDPSRNPQIGETTKLLLKRAGATAGGGRIGAAHLLAGALDTTLGRVPRVLGLAGVDREALRDQASAAAARKDH, from the coding sequence ATGACGACGCAGGCGAACGAGGTCCGCGAAGTACTGATCCGGAGTGCCCGGGCCGAAGCCGTCGAGGACGGTTCGGTCGCGATCGAGGCCGAGCATGTTTTGCTCGCCCTGACGAAGCTCTCCGGTACGACGACCGCGCGGCTGCTCGCCGGGGCCGGACTGACCCACGCAACACTTCGGGCCGCGCTCGATCGCGAGTGGGAGCAGAGTCTCTCGGTGGCCGGGGTCGAGGTCTCCGTCGACGAGTTGCCGAAGGCAACACCGGATCCCAGTAGGAACCCGCAGATCGGGGAGACCACCAAGCTGCTGCTCAAGCGTGCCGGCGCGACCGCCGGAGGAGGGCGCATCGGCGCCGCCCATCTCCTGGCCGGTGCCCTGGACACCACCCTTGGGCGCGTCCCGCGGGTGCTGGGATTGGCCGGCGTCGACCGGGAAGCGCTCCGGGACCAGGCATCAGCGGCAGCAGCCCGCAAGGACCACTGA
- a CDS encoding LacI family DNA-binding transcriptional regulator, whose protein sequence is MTPRVTLKTVAQAAGVSPSTVSNAYNKPDQLSAAVRERILATAQELGYAGPDASARALRSGRAGSVGVLFTDKLAYAFSDPYAVGFLAGLAEVAEEFATSLLLMPLSSTDVQGDTTTVQQAAIDAAAIFCVAGGHPALTTLRNRGIPMVSTDRGDHPDLSWVAIDEAAAAAELGEHLTRLGHRDVVILLDNAQAAGSRPVELELGQVGHADSELRIRGLAAAMPDARIRLVSGGHNAFASGLAAASWVLDSQDRPTALIGLSDVQALGAMEAMKARGLVPGRDLTVTGFDDIPAAEAAGLTTVRQPIKDKGRAVGRQLLDPAETRRQLLLPTELIVRASSGPAPRH, encoded by the coding sequence ATGACCCCCAGAGTCACCCTCAAGACCGTGGCGCAGGCCGCCGGGGTGTCGCCGTCGACCGTCTCCAACGCCTACAACAAGCCCGACCAGCTGTCCGCCGCGGTGCGCGAGCGGATCCTGGCCACGGCCCAGGAGCTCGGGTACGCCGGTCCCGACGCCTCCGCCCGCGCCCTGCGCAGCGGCCGGGCGGGTTCGGTCGGCGTGCTGTTCACCGACAAGCTCGCCTACGCCTTCTCCGATCCGTACGCGGTCGGCTTCCTGGCCGGCCTGGCCGAGGTCGCCGAGGAGTTCGCCACCAGCCTGCTGCTGATGCCGCTCAGCTCGACCGACGTCCAGGGCGACACCACCACCGTCCAGCAGGCCGCGATCGACGCTGCCGCGATCTTCTGCGTCGCCGGTGGCCACCCGGCCCTCACGACACTGCGGAACCGGGGCATCCCGATGGTCTCGACCGACCGCGGCGACCACCCGGACCTGTCCTGGGTCGCGATCGACGAGGCCGCGGCGGCCGCCGAACTGGGCGAGCACCTGACCCGGCTCGGTCACCGCGACGTCGTCATCCTGCTGGACAACGCCCAGGCGGCCGGCAGCCGGCCGGTCGAGCTGGAGCTCGGCCAGGTCGGTCACGCCGACAGCGAACTCCGGATCCGGGGCCTGGCCGCAGCGATGCCCGACGCCCGGATCAGGCTGGTGTCGGGCGGCCACAACGCCTTCGCCTCCGGACTGGCTGCGGCCAGCTGGGTGCTCGACTCGCAGGACCGGCCGACCGCGCTGATCGGCCTGAGCGACGTCCAGGCGCTCGGTGCGATGGAGGCGATGAAGGCCCGCGGCCTGGTCCCCGGCCGGGACCTGACCGTCACCGGCTTCGACGACATCCCCGCGGCCGAGGCAGCCGGGCTGACCACGGTCCGGCAGCCGATCAAGGACAAGGGCCGCGCCGTCGGCCGGCAACTGCTCGATCCGGCCGAGACCCGGCGGCAGCTCCTGCTGCCGACCGAGCTGATCGTTCGCGCCAGCAGCGGTCCGGCTCCCCGCCACTGA
- a CDS encoding copper homeostasis protein CutC, with the protein MGSLLEIIALHPADAEAAQEGGADRLELCASMEADGLCPSVSTVSAVRRVTDLPLRVMLRLSNSFGTDGAELNRLTAMAQSYLSAGADGFVFGFLTPDNEVDTDSVAALASTFPDTPWTFHRAVDHTLEQQKAWRALRTLPGLDCVLTAGSSLGVGHGLDELLKLAKSDPQVAKVMMAGGSLQPEHVPWLYGAGVRRFHVGSSVRQDGSWTKAYVNSRFVRSWRNLLDAQDEKA; encoded by the coding sequence ATGGGTTCGTTGCTGGAGATCATCGCTCTGCATCCGGCGGATGCCGAAGCGGCTCAGGAGGGTGGCGCGGACCGGCTGGAGCTGTGCGCCTCGATGGAGGCCGACGGTCTGTGCCCGTCGGTCTCGACCGTGAGCGCCGTCCGCCGGGTGACCGACCTGCCGTTGCGGGTGATGCTGCGGTTGTCGAACTCGTTCGGCACCGACGGCGCCGAGCTGAACCGGCTGACCGCGATGGCGCAGTCCTACCTGTCGGCCGGCGCGGACGGGTTCGTGTTCGGCTTCCTCACGCCGGACAACGAGGTGGACACCGACTCGGTCGCCGCGCTGGCGAGCACCTTCCCCGACACTCCGTGGACCTTCCACCGGGCGGTCGACCACACGCTGGAGCAGCAGAAGGCGTGGCGCGCGCTCCGGACGCTGCCCGGGCTGGACTGCGTGCTGACCGCGGGCTCGTCGCTCGGCGTCGGGCACGGGCTGGACGAGCTGCTCAAGCTGGCCAAGTCCGATCCGCAGGTGGCGAAGGTGATGATGGCCGGCGGTTCGCTGCAACCCGAGCACGTGCCGTGGCTGTACGGCGCCGGCGTCCGGCGGTTCCATGTCGGGTCCTCGGTGCGGCAGGACGGCTCGTGGACCAAGGCCTACGTGAACTCCCGGTTCGTCCGGTCGTGGCGCAACCTGCTCGACGCGCAGGACGAGAAGGCATGA
- a CDS encoding DUF4031 domain-containing protein codes for MIYIDPPAWAAHDRLWSHLVSDESYEELHAFARAAGIPARGFERDHYDVPSDLYDDLVAAGAVPVSSRVVVQRLLASGLRHRKGS; via the coding sequence ATGATCTACATCGATCCGCCGGCCTGGGCGGCGCACGACCGGTTGTGGTCGCACCTGGTCAGCGACGAGTCGTACGAGGAACTGCACGCCTTCGCCCGCGCCGCCGGGATTCCCGCGCGGGGGTTCGAGCGCGACCACTACGACGTACCGTCCGACCTGTACGACGACCTGGTGGCAGCGGGGGCCGTGCCGGTGTCGAGTCGCGTGGTGGTGCAGCGCTTGCTCGCCTCCGGATTGCGGCATCGCAAGGGGAGTTGA
- a CDS encoding serine hydrolase domain-containing protein — MEPAGFAGLGAVVGVSDRGRREVAATEVGVDASFRIASLSKTVTAAATVKALSSKGFGLDVAVAEVLTELETDLTVAQVLSQSSGLRQTVSAADAAALGDGDDVFARAASLVVAGGQEFPPGERWAYYNGNYFLAGALLARLTGGTFEDAVGEFVAGVGLESTGFQPSEGYPRARRPSGGLWSTVPELLTFCEFLLRDKALLAEIARPRVSTPLAYGLGWAVGPMLYLNGRLDGYRAAMLLSPEHEWAAAMLVNDTDSLPAIAAYLDELQRPLTGVPMASLIDGFAA, encoded by the coding sequence ATGGAGCCGGCCGGATTTGCTGGTCTCGGTGCTGTGGTCGGGGTGTCCGATCGGGGGCGGCGAGAGGTGGCGGCGACCGAGGTGGGGGTCGATGCTTCGTTCCGGATTGCTTCGTTGAGTAAGACGGTGACGGCTGCGGCGACCGTGAAAGCCCTGTCCAGCAAGGGGTTCGGGTTGGACGTGGCTGTGGCGGAGGTGCTGACGGAGCTCGAAACCGATCTGACGGTGGCGCAGGTGTTGTCGCAGTCTTCGGGGCTCCGGCAGACGGTGAGTGCCGCGGACGCCGCGGCGCTGGGTGACGGTGATGACGTGTTCGCGCGGGCCGCGTCGCTGGTGGTCGCCGGTGGGCAGGAGTTTCCGCCGGGGGAGCGGTGGGCCTACTACAACGGGAATTACTTTCTCGCGGGCGCGCTGCTGGCCAGGTTGACCGGTGGCACCTTCGAGGACGCCGTGGGTGAGTTCGTCGCGGGGGTGGGGCTGGAGTCCACCGGGTTCCAGCCGTCGGAGGGATATCCGCGGGCGCGCCGGCCGAGTGGTGGGCTGTGGTCGACCGTTCCCGAGCTGCTGACCTTCTGCGAGTTTCTCCTGCGGGACAAGGCTTTGCTGGCCGAGATCGCGCGGCCGCGGGTGAGCACGCCGCTGGCCTACGGTTTGGGCTGGGCGGTCGGGCCGATGCTCTACCTCAACGGCCGGCTCGACGGCTACCGGGCGGCGATGCTGTTGTCGCCGGAACACGAGTGGGCCGCCGCGATGCTGGTGAACGACACGGACTCGCTGCCCGCGATAGCGGCGTACCTGGACGAGTTGCAGCGCCCGCTGACCGGCGTACCGATGGCTTCGCTGATCGACGGCTTCGCCGCCTGA
- the tuf gene encoding elongation factor Tu, which produces MAKSQFVRTKPHLNIGTMGHVDHGKTTLTAAITKVLAERYPELNRFVAFDGIDRAPEEVQRGITINISHVEYETANRHYAHVDMPGHADYVKNMITGAAQVDAAILVVSAQDGAMPQTREHVLLAQRVGVPYLVVALNKADAVDDPELLDLVELEVRELLSEYGFPGDDVPVVRISGLRALEGDPEWTKAIGDLLDAVDDYVPVPDRELGEPFLMPIENVLTISGRGTVVTGAVEQGSLKLGDTVEVVGLGPTITSTAIGLETFGKSLEAAEAGDNAAVLLRGVKRDEVRRGQVVALPGSVKPHRKFRAQLHALSTAEGGRHTPFAADYRPQFYFRTTDVSGGIDLGEIALVMPGDTIELGVELEKAVAMTVGLGFAVREGGHTVAAGTVTELTD; this is translated from the coding sequence ATGGCCAAGAGCCAGTTCGTGCGGACCAAGCCGCACCTCAACATCGGCACCATGGGGCACGTCGACCACGGCAAGACCACGCTGACCGCCGCGATCACCAAGGTGCTCGCCGAGCGCTACCCCGAGCTCAACAGGTTCGTCGCGTTCGACGGGATCGACCGGGCGCCGGAGGAGGTCCAGCGCGGGATCACGATCAACATCTCGCACGTCGAGTACGAGACCGCCAACCGGCACTACGCGCACGTCGACATGCCCGGGCACGCCGACTACGTGAAGAACATGATCACCGGCGCCGCCCAGGTGGACGCCGCGATCCTGGTCGTGTCGGCGCAGGACGGCGCCATGCCGCAGACCCGTGAGCACGTCCTGCTCGCGCAGCGCGTCGGCGTGCCGTACCTGGTCGTCGCGCTGAACAAGGCCGACGCCGTCGACGACCCCGAACTGCTCGACCTGGTCGAGCTGGAGGTCCGCGAACTCCTGTCGGAGTACGGGTTCCCGGGGGACGACGTACCGGTCGTCCGGATCTCCGGCCTGCGGGCGCTCGAGGGTGACCCCGAGTGGACGAAGGCGATCGGCGACCTGCTCGACGCCGTCGACGACTACGTGCCGGTGCCGGACCGTGAGCTGGGCGAGCCGTTCCTGATGCCGATCGAGAACGTGCTCACCATCAGCGGCCGGGGCACCGTCGTCACCGGCGCGGTCGAGCAGGGTTCACTCAAGCTCGGTGACACCGTGGAGGTGGTGGGTCTCGGCCCGACCATCACCAGTACGGCGATCGGGCTGGAGACGTTCGGCAAGTCGTTGGAGGCCGCGGAGGCGGGTGACAACGCGGCCGTGCTGCTGCGTGGCGTCAAGCGCGACGAGGTCCGTCGCGGCCAGGTGGTGGCGCTGCCGGGCAGCGTGAAGCCGCACCGGAAGTTCCGGGCGCAGCTGCACGCGCTGTCGACCGCCGAGGGTGGCCGGCACACGCCGTTCGCCGCGGACTACCGGCCGCAGTTCTACTTCCGGACCACGGACGTGTCCGGCGGCATCGACCTGGGTGAGATCGCCCTGGTGATGCCGGGTGACACGATCGAGCTCGGCGTCGAGCTGGAGAAGGCGGTCGCGATGACCGTCGGCCTCGGCTTCGCGGTCCGCGAGGGCGGCCACACCGTCGCCGCCGGCACCGTGACCGAACTGACCGACTGA
- a CDS encoding DNA alkylation repair protein: MELTASELLGETSWLAGFCVLDFKARAKKTTEEDRRTAYELFSIAELLLGDPDPVVSKPVGIALKYAGVADEPALRAFLARHEHAMRRPTLRYAREKLG, from the coding sequence ATGGAGCTGACTGCCTCCGAACTGCTGGGCGAGACGTCGTGGCTGGCCGGGTTCTGCGTGCTGGACTTCAAGGCCCGCGCCAAGAAGACCACGGAAGAGGACCGGCGCACGGCGTACGAGCTGTTCTCGATCGCCGAGCTGCTTCTCGGCGATCCCGATCCGGTGGTCTCCAAGCCGGTCGGGATCGCCCTCAAGTACGCCGGAGTGGCAGACGAGCCGGCCCTCCGAGCCTTCCTGGCAAGGCACGAGCACGCGATGCGGCGCCCCACCCTGCGCTACGCCCGGGAGAAGCTGGGCTAG
- the bla gene encoding class A beta-lactamase: MRRAFLAALTALVLTTSACSSEPAPTAAPPPAPTPVVATAPLSTPTPTTTRQFSKLEKQYAARLGVFALDTGSRRTVSYRADERFAFASTIKALACGVLLDRAKNLDKLIRYTEADLVTYSPITEKHVATGMTLRELCDAAVRYSDNTAANLILVELGGPAGLQTSLRRMGDRVTNSNRNEPTLNEAVPGDVRDTSTPRALAGSLQKLTLGRTLPPPKRAILVNWLRTNTTGDTTIRAGVPKDWKVGDKTGTAGYGSRNDIAILWPPNRAPIVLAVLTTKGVKDAKADDALIAAAAREVVAVLR, from the coding sequence ATGCGACGAGCCTTCCTTGCCGCCCTGACCGCTCTGGTGCTGACCACCTCCGCCTGCTCTTCGGAACCAGCACCCACCGCCGCGCCACCCCCGGCCCCGACGCCGGTGGTCGCGACAGCACCCCTCTCAACCCCGACTCCGACCACGACGCGGCAGTTCAGCAAACTGGAGAAGCAGTACGCCGCCCGGCTCGGCGTGTTCGCCCTGGACACCGGGTCCCGCCGTACCGTCAGCTACCGGGCGGACGAGCGCTTCGCGTTCGCCTCCACCATCAAGGCACTCGCCTGCGGAGTGCTGCTCGACCGGGCGAAGAACCTCGACAAGCTGATCCGCTACACCGAGGCCGACCTGGTGACCTACTCGCCGATCACCGAAAAGCACGTCGCGACCGGCATGACGCTCCGGGAGCTCTGTGACGCGGCTGTCCGCTACAGCGACAACACGGCGGCCAACCTGATCCTGGTCGAGCTCGGCGGCCCGGCCGGCCTCCAGACCTCACTGCGCAGAATGGGTGACCGGGTCACCAACTCCAACCGCAATGAGCCGACCCTCAACGAGGCCGTCCCCGGCGACGTCCGCGACACGAGCACCCCGCGAGCCCTCGCCGGCAGCCTGCAGAAGCTCACTCTCGGCCGCACCCTGCCGCCGCCCAAGCGCGCGATCCTGGTCAACTGGCTGCGGACCAACACCACCGGCGACACGACGATCCGGGCCGGCGTCCCGAAGGACTGGAAGGTCGGCGACAAGACCGGTACCGCCGGATACGGCAGCCGCAACGACATCGCCATCCTCTGGCCTCCGAACCGTGCCCCGATCGTCCTCGCCGTCCTGACCACCAAAGGCGTGAAAGACGCCAAGGCCGACGACGCTCTGATCGCCGCGGCCGCCAGGGAAGTCGTTGCCGTCCTGCGTTAG